One genomic window of bacterium includes the following:
- a CDS encoding L-threonylcarbamoyladenylate synthase, translating into MQKGAEILKIDPIYPEKEKITRAANFIKKGKLVAFPTETVYGLGVDGLNKEGIRLIFEVKKRPISKPISLLISDFNELSRLAKDIPDDTWKLIDKFWPGPLTIILSASDLVPEMIMGEKRTVGIRMPDNKIALALIESSKTPIACPSANISGHKEPTTCEEVMAGLKDKIDLIIDGGKTKLGIASTVLDLTGKSPVILREGAIGSKELFRVLNSKNILFVCTGNTCRSFMAEKLFAKMAKETNFLVEVKSAGTSAINNGNVTPMSLKILENEGILPTAAFSTLLNEQMIKKANLILTMESYHKERVESILPSAKGKTFLLSEYVGLGKKEIADPIGGSREGYETCFLEIKKCLTRLIKKLME; encoded by the coding sequence GTGCAAAAAGGAGCAGAAATTTTAAAAATAGACCCCATCTATCCAGAAAAGGAGAAGATAACAAGGGCGGCTAATTTTATTAAAAAAGGAAAACTTGTTGCCTTTCCTACGGAAACGGTCTATGGATTAGGGGTAGATGGGTTGAATAAAGAGGGAATAAGATTAATCTTTGAGGTAAAAAAAAGACCCATATCCAAACCCATATCTTTACTTATTTCAGATTTTAATGAGCTATCAAGATTAGCAAAAGATATACCTGATGATACCTGGAAATTAATAGATAAATTCTGGCCTGGTCCTTTAACGATAATCTTATCTGCCAGTGATTTAGTTCCTGAAATGATAATGGGTGAAAAGCGGACTGTTGGCATCCGAATGCCAGATAATAAGATTGCTTTAGCATTAATTGAGTCTTCAAAAACCCCGATTGCCTGTCCTTCAGCAAATATTTCTGGCCATAAAGAACCAACTACCTGTGAGGAAGTAATGGCAGGTTTAAAAGATAAAATAGATTTAATCATAGATGGTGGTAAAACAAAATTGGGTATTGCCTCGACTGTTTTAGATTTAACAGGTAAATCACCTGTTATTTTGCGTGAAGGAGCAATTGGTTCTAAAGAATTATTCAGAGTTCTTAATTCGAAGAATATCTTATTTGTTTGCACAGGTAATACCTGCCGAAGTTTTATGGCAGAAAAATTGTTCGCCAAAATGGCAAAAGAGACAAATTTTTTAGTTGAAGTTAAGTCTGCTGGAACATCTGCTATTAATAACGGAAATGTTACTCCCATGAGTCTAAAAATATTAGAAAATGAAGGGATTCTCCCCACTGCTGCCTTTTCTACACTATTAAATGAACAGATGATTAAAAAAGCAAATCTAATCCTGACGATGGAGAGTTATCATAAAGAAAGGGTAGAGAGTATTTTACCATCAGCAAAAGGAAAAACATTTCTTTTGTCTGAGTATGTTGGATTAGGGAAAAAAGAGATTGCTGACCCAATTGGTGGTTCAAGAGAAGGATATGAAACCTGTTTTTTGGAGATTAAAAAGTGTCTAACGCGATTGATAAAAAAACTAATGGAATGA
- the rpiB gene encoding ribose 5-phosphate isomerase B yields MKIVFGCDHAGIDLKKELIKSLNYEYEDVGTYDETSVDYPDIGIKVAKKVSNGEFERGVLICGTGIGMSITANKIPGIRAALCGDTMTARLCREHNDANILVLGAKIVNSQQAKEILKIFLETEFSNEERHIRRLDKIRELEIGR; encoded by the coding sequence ATGAAAATTGTCTTTGGTTGTGACCATGCTGGAATTGACTTAAAAAAGGAATTAATAAAATCTTTAAATTATGAGTATGAAGATGTTGGGACCTATGATGAAACATCCGTTGATTACCCGGATATTGGGATTAAGGTGGCTAAAAAGGTAAGTAATGGTGAATTTGAACGCGGGGTACTTATTTGTGGCACCGGCATAGGAATGTCAATTACCGCTAATAAAATCCCAGGTATCCGTGCCGCTCTTTGCGGTGATACAATGACCGCAAGATTATGCCGAGAACATAATGATGCTAATATTTTAGTTCTGGGGGCGAAAATAGTGAACTCTCAACAAGCAAAGGAAATTTTAAAGATATTCCTGGAAACAGAATTTTCCAACGAAGAAAGACATATCCGTAGATTAGATAAGATTAGGGAATTAGAAATTGGGAGATAA